CGATAATATCGAAATGGCCGAACTCTTCTCAAATGAGTTTGTCGCAACCAATTCCCAAAAGACAAACGTTGTTCCCTTTACCTTCGATCTTTTGGAATACCTGAAGCCCCACTATACAATGCACATAATTACAAATGGCTTTACAGAAAGCCAGAAGGTAAAACTGGAACGTAGTGGACTTAAACCTTATTTTAAGAAAGTCTTTATTTCTGAAGAATTAGGAGTACAAAAGCCTAAGGAAGGTTTCTTCGAATACGCACTTAAAAGTTGTAATGCCAAAAAGACTGAGAGTCTTGTCATTGGCGACAGTCTTGAAATAGATATCCTGGGAGCGAAAAATTTCGGGCTGGACCATGTCTATTACAACCCGTATTCAATTCCCCATGAAGTGCCAGTATTTAAGGAAATTGCCTCTCTTCACGAGTTGATAGGCTGGCTCTAAAAATCAGCGTCCCTTTCAAATCCTCGTCCAAGTCCGAAATCACTTTTGAGATCCACGCCACGGGAACCCGGCTGCTCGGCAGGTCCTTCATTCATCCTTGAACCAAGAGTCACCGGCTCTGCAAAATCATCCATGCCAAAACCGCCGTAACCTGAATCGCTATAATCTTCAAAGCGGATTACTTCAGGACGGAACCTCAGTCTTACATCGCCTGTTGCTCCGTTACGGTGCTTGGCTACAATAATCTCGGCAACACCTATCAGGCTGTTGCCTTGTTCATCCTCAGTAATCTTATAATATTCAGGACGGTGAATAAACAGTACCATGTCGGCATCCTGTTCAATAGCTCCTGACTCACGAAGGTCTGACAATTGAGGACGCTTACCCTCACCAGTACGTATTTCAACGGCACGGCTCAACTGTGACAAGGCAATAATTGGGATATTTAACTCCTTGGCCAAACCCTTGAGCGACCTGGATATCATACTAACCTCTTCTTGCCTGTTGCCTGGACGCATACCACTGGCATTCATAAGCTGAAGATAGTCGATGATTATAGCCTTAATATCATACTGCTTTTTCAGACGACGGGCCTTTGCTCTTAGCTCAAATACTGAAAGGCCCGCAGTATCGTCTATAAACAAGGGGGCTTCAATCAGGTCGGTTACTTTGTTGTCAAGCTGCAACCACTCCTGGTCTGTAAGCTTACCATTCTTGATCTTGTTGGCATCCAACTCAGTTTCAGATACAATAAGACGGTTGACAAGCTGCAGATTGGACATTTCAAGTGAGAAAATCGCGACCGGATGTTTGTACTTTACAACCATATTGCGGGCCATCGAAAGAACGAAGGCGGTCTTACCCATCGCAGGACGGGCTGCAATAATAACCAGGTCAGAATTCTGCCAACCGGAAGTAATCTTATCCAACTCAGTAAAACCACTAGGAATCCCACTAAGTCCATCTTCACGCTTACTGGCAATTTTGATATGCTCAATAGCTTCCGAGATAACACCCTTAATCTGTATGGCATCTCTCTTCATGCTGCCCTGAGAAAGCATGAACAGGGAGTTCTCTGCCTCTTCAAGCAAATCATTAACATCCTCAGACTCATCAAAAGCCTTGG
The genomic region above belongs to Xiashengella succiniciproducens and contains:
- the dnaB gene encoding replicative DNA helicase, translated to MAENRYGKGVDKGVALDVAAGKVPPQALELEEAVLGAMLLEKDAFVTVSEILNSDCFYKEAHQVIFEAITNLFTREQPIDILTVTEELRRMGKLDAVGGAFYITQLTGRVASAAHIEYHSRIIYQKYLQREMIRISGVIQTKAFDESEDVNDLLEEAENSLFMLSQGSMKRDAIQIKGVISEAIEHIKIASKREDGLSGIPSGFTELDKITSGWQNSDLVIIAARPAMGKTAFVLSMARNMVVKYKHPVAIFSLEMSNLQLVNRLIVSETELDANKIKNGKLTDQEWLQLDNKVTDLIEAPLFIDDTAGLSVFELRAKARRLKKQYDIKAIIIDYLQLMNASGMRPGNRQEEVSMISRSLKGLAKELNIPIIALSQLSRAVEIRTGEGKRPQLSDLRESGAIEQDADMVLFIHRPEYYKITEDEQGNSLIGVAEIIVAKHRNGATGDVRLRFRPEVIRFEDYSDSGYGGFGMDDFAEPVTLGSRMNEGPAEQPGSRGVDLKSDFGLGRGFERDADF
- a CDS encoding YjjG family noncanonical pyrimidine nucleotidase, giving the protein MKKYRHLFFDLDHTLWDFATNERLTLNELFDKYDLRHYFKSFNEFYERYVPINASLWEKYRNWEIRKIDLSIGRFHQTFQTAGLDNIEMAELFSNEFVATNSQKTNVVPFTFDLLEYLKPHYTMHIITNGFTESQKVKLERSGLKPYFKKVFISEELGVQKPKEGFFEYALKSCNAKKTESLVIGDSLEIDILGAKNFGLDHVYYNPYSIPHEVPVFKEIASLHELIGWL